Proteins encoded by one window of Tunturibacter psychrotolerans:
- a CDS encoding dihydrodipicolinate synthase family protein: MLLDGLQLPLTTPFYPDGRLNLHKLEHNVARYSKTPAAGLVALGETGEPTLLSEEETRHVLRSCAAAAAAEKVLIAGVSRDSVAGTLELAESAAEFGYDVMLMKRPSILRDNGRVEHRKELLAYFQAVADRSALPVLLYSSAAEDGAMLPAEVVIELAGHSKIIGMLEGGEGRERIETIKRGTANFKRDVTVTSVFSAVTGRMLSRSEGAEAKDLILATALTDSGAAVATPSKTVAKTRTKVVGFQILAGTTDGMLESLRGGGVGAMPAFAAAAPQACYEVLAAWKDGDEGLAQEKQERLREVAARIERQMGVAGIKFGCDLNGYYGGMPRLPLLPLSGDERGEVEALMQGMRN, translated from the coding sequence ATGCTTCTCGATGGGCTTCAACTACCGCTGACTACGCCGTTTTATCCGGACGGACGCCTCAATCTACACAAGCTGGAACACAACGTAGCTCGTTACTCGAAGACTCCGGCCGCTGGGCTGGTCGCGTTGGGTGAGACAGGAGAGCCGACGCTGCTGTCGGAGGAAGAGACGCGGCATGTATTGCGGAGTTGCGCTGCAGCGGCTGCGGCGGAGAAGGTGCTGATTGCCGGAGTGTCGCGCGATAGCGTGGCGGGGACGCTGGAACTGGCGGAGTCGGCTGCCGAGTTTGGGTATGACGTGATGCTGATGAAGCGACCTTCGATACTTCGGGATAACGGTCGAGTGGAGCATAGGAAGGAGCTGCTTGCTTACTTTCAGGCTGTGGCTGATCGGTCGGCACTGCCGGTCCTGTTGTATAGCTCGGCTGCGGAGGATGGCGCGATGTTGCCCGCAGAGGTTGTGATCGAGCTTGCGGGGCATTCAAAGATTATCGGCATGCTGGAAGGTGGAGAGGGCCGCGAGCGAATTGAGACGATCAAAAGAGGCACCGCAAATTTCAAACGTGATGTAACGGTTACATCGGTTTTCTCTGCTGTGACCGGAAGGATGCTGAGCCGCAGCGAAGGCGCAGAGGCAAAAGACCTGATTCTGGCGACTGCGTTGACGGATAGTGGAGCTGCTGTGGCGACGCCATCGAAGACGGTAGCGAAGACACGAACGAAGGTGGTGGGATTCCAAATATTGGCCGGCACGACGGATGGGATGCTGGAATCGTTGCGAGGCGGCGGAGTGGGAGCGATGCCTGCGTTTGCAGCGGCGGCTCCACAGGCCTGCTACGAGGTGCTGGCGGCGTGGAAGGATGGAGACGAGGGGTTGGCGCAGGAGAAGCAGGAGCGACTGCGGGAGGTGGCAGCGAGGATCGAGCGACAGATGGGGGTCGCGGGGATCAAATTTGGGTGTGATTTGAATGGGTACTACGGAGGGATGCCGCGTCTGCCATTGTTGCCGCTTAGTGGGGATGAACGGGGTGAGGTTGAGGCTTTAATGCAGGGGATGCGGAACTAA
- a CDS encoding tetratricopeptide repeat protein: MIKPEQTLHRKFVIPTFHLASAALLVAVSFCSAPAAFAVSKDMVQLQTQIQALQDAVARLQQSNDERMGVMKDLIQQSADSINKMGANVDAMRKQLQTQQDAQSGKVDQVSGQIQSLNDSVDEIKARIATLQKLMQDVQSQQQSMSAGMPQPTSSATLPPTSPTTAPPPTTVAPATKKGKPSAGIPQAAEAPGPAVPPADELYKTALGDYMAAKYPLASSEFGDVVKYYPDNPLSGNSFYYQAEIEFKDGRYPAAIKAYDAVLEQYPDSNKVPVSHLHKGMALFSLKENEAGTRELRTLIQRFPNSPEAMQARSKLSGMGIPVTPKH, translated from the coding sequence ATGATCAAACCCGAGCAAACTCTTCACCGCAAGTTCGTCATACCGACGTTCCATCTTGCGTCTGCCGCTCTCCTTGTGGCCGTCAGCTTCTGCTCCGCGCCAGCAGCCTTTGCCGTCAGCAAAGACATGGTGCAACTGCAGACCCAGATCCAGGCCCTGCAGGACGCAGTAGCCCGTCTTCAACAGTCGAACGACGAGCGCATGGGAGTCATGAAAGACCTCATCCAACAGAGCGCCGACTCCATCAACAAGATGGGAGCAAACGTCGACGCGATGCGCAAGCAGCTACAGACCCAGCAGGACGCGCAAAGCGGAAAGGTCGATCAGGTCTCCGGTCAGATCCAGTCTCTCAACGACTCCGTCGACGAAATCAAGGCCCGCATCGCGACCCTCCAGAAGCTGATGCAGGATGTCCAGAGTCAACAGCAGTCCATGAGTGCCGGCATGCCGCAGCCGACTAGCTCAGCCACACTCCCACCCACTTCCCCGACCACAGCACCGCCTCCAACAACCGTGGCGCCTGCCACGAAAAAAGGTAAACCCTCAGCCGGCATCCCACAGGCAGCCGAAGCCCCCGGCCCCGCCGTCCCTCCCGCCGATGAGCTCTACAAGACCGCACTCGGCGATTACATGGCCGCCAAATATCCCCTCGCATCCTCTGAGTTCGGCGACGTCGTCAAGTACTATCCCGACAACCCCCTCTCCGGAAACTCCTTCTACTACCAGGCCGAGATCGAATTCAAGGACGGTCGATACCCCGCGGCCATCAAGGCCTACGACGCTGTTCTCGAGCAGTACCCGGACAGCAACAAGGTCCCCGTCTCCCATCTCCACAAGGGCATGGCGCTCTTCAGCTTAAAAGAAAACGAAGCCGGCACCCGCGAACTCCGCACCCTCATCCAGCGCTTCCCCAACTCGCCCGAAGCCATGCAGGCCCGCAGCAAACTCAGCGGCATGGGAATCCCCGTCACACCAAAACACTAA
- a CDS encoding OmpA family protein, with amino-acid sequence MQAGIRKTLVIAATLISIGAVTGCHKKASGIDPNALGPAPAPPPPAPTATITADPLTIDLGQSVVLNWRTQNATSATIDGIGDVTINGTQTVAPSTSTNFHLTAKGDGGTTEANVRVTVRVPVAPAPPPADNDMGSDAAFHENVQDVFFDYDSYDLRPDAVTATTRAAAYLTVHPAIKVVIGGYCDDRGSAEYNLALGENRANAARTALVNAGVQASRLRVISYGKEKQFCTEDNETCWQQNRRGQFSLDR; translated from the coding sequence ATGCAAGCAGGAATTCGCAAGACCTTGGTAATCGCAGCAACTCTCATTTCCATTGGCGCCGTTACTGGCTGCCATAAGAAAGCCAGCGGCATCGATCCGAACGCGCTCGGTCCTGCCCCCGCTCCTCCGCCGCCCGCACCTACGGCCACAATTACTGCTGACCCGCTTACCATCGATCTCGGTCAATCCGTCGTCCTCAACTGGCGAACGCAAAACGCGACCTCTGCCACCATCGACGGTATCGGGGACGTGACCATCAACGGCACCCAGACGGTTGCGCCCTCCACCTCCACAAACTTCCATCTCACCGCCAAAGGCGATGGCGGAACCACCGAAGCCAATGTCCGCGTAACCGTGCGTGTTCCGGTTGCCCCCGCTCCCCCGCCCGCGGATAACGACATGGGCAGTGACGCCGCCTTCCACGAGAACGTTCAGGACGTCTTCTTCGACTACGACAGCTATGATCTCCGTCCCGACGCCGTAACCGCCACAACGAGGGCAGCTGCTTATCTCACGGTTCATCCCGCGATTAAGGTCGTTATTGGCGGCTACTGCGACGATCGTGGTTCGGCCGAGTACAACCTCGCCCTCGGCGAAAACCGCGCCAACGCCGCTCGCACCGCACTAGTCAATGCTGGCGTCCAGGCGAGCCGCCTACGCGTCATCAGCTATGGCAAAGAAAAACAGTTCTGCACCGAAGACAATGAAACCTGCTGGCAGCAAAATCGCCGCGGCCAATTCTCTCTCGACCGCTAA
- a CDS encoding translocation protein TolB, protein MLRQKRTNFLWRAYIGCLETLLLLLAGASALHAQEGFKTETSSGVSNIRIAVADFKPTSADPQTTAFKHTFDTTLFADLSNAGIFDIVSKSLLPQAIPGAPAEIKIQQWADAPTSAAMVAFGNFSVQGSKIICNGFLFDAKNLQYPQVLAKQYNEDASDDSARQIAHRFADEIIFRLSGGSQGIAESKIFYVKLTGANKEIWQMDYDGANQHAITHLGTVSISPRISPDNSRLAFSSLGHDGFQIRMYSLVLNRMVNFASVGGTNLSPAWSPNGKDIAYSSSRSGDPEIWISDANGTLPRRITSFRGPDVSPVFNPRTGSQIAWISGRTNLPQLYVMDIDGSNVQRMTDGGYATSPSWSPNGQFLTFAWDRKYGPGAPGGQDIYVMEIATKRWIQLTHDGGRCDFPSWSPDGRHIVYANSPDGKAAHMKIMTMLADGTQKHELTGAGADMPNWSWK, encoded by the coding sequence ATGCTTAGACAGAAACGAACGAACTTCCTTTGGCGCGCTTACATTGGATGTCTTGAAACTCTTCTTCTCCTACTTGCCGGCGCCTCCGCTCTGCATGCGCAAGAAGGCTTTAAGACCGAGACGTCCAGCGGTGTCTCTAACATTCGCATAGCCGTCGCTGACTTCAAGCCCACATCCGCTGATCCCCAAACCACGGCCTTCAAACACACCTTCGACACGACCTTGTTCGCAGACCTCAGCAACGCAGGCATCTTCGACATCGTCTCCAAAAGTCTCCTGCCGCAAGCCATTCCAGGCGCCCCCGCAGAAATCAAAATTCAACAGTGGGCCGACGCGCCAACCTCCGCCGCGATGGTTGCCTTCGGCAACTTCAGCGTTCAGGGCAGCAAGATCATCTGCAACGGCTTCCTCTTCGACGCGAAAAATCTCCAATACCCGCAAGTACTCGCCAAGCAGTACAACGAAGACGCAAGCGACGATTCTGCCCGCCAGATCGCACACCGCTTTGCCGACGAGATTATCTTCCGTCTCAGCGGAGGCAGTCAGGGCATCGCCGAATCGAAGATCTTCTACGTCAAGCTCACAGGCGCGAACAAAGAGATCTGGCAGATGGACTACGACGGCGCCAACCAGCACGCTATCACTCATCTCGGTACAGTCTCCATCTCCCCTCGCATCTCGCCGGACAACTCACGCCTCGCATTCTCATCGCTCGGCCACGACGGCTTTCAGATCCGGATGTACTCCCTGGTCCTCAACCGCATGGTCAACTTCGCCTCTGTGGGTGGAACCAACCTCTCTCCCGCATGGTCGCCCAACGGCAAGGACATTGCTTACTCCTCTTCGCGCAGCGGTGATCCCGAGATCTGGATCTCTGACGCCAACGGCACCCTGCCACGCCGCATCACCAGCTTTCGCGGCCCCGATGTCTCACCCGTCTTCAATCCACGCACTGGATCGCAGATCGCCTGGATCAGTGGCCGCACCAATCTTCCTCAGCTCTACGTCATGGACATCGACGGCTCCAACGTCCAGCGTATGACCGACGGAGGTTACGCAACTTCACCCTCATGGTCTCCCAACGGACAGTTCCTCACCTTCGCCTGGGATCGTAAATACGGCCCGGGAGCTCCCGGCGGACAAGACATCTACGTCATGGAGATCGCCACGAAACGTTGGATCCAGCTCACCCACGATGGCGGCCGTTGCGACTTCCCCTCATGGTCCCCCGACGGGCGTCACATCGTCTATGCGAACTCACCCGATGGCAAAGCCGCTCACATGAAGATCATGACCATGCTCGCCGACGGCACACAGAAACATGAACTCACAGGCGCTGGAGCAGACATGCCCAACTGGAGTTGGAAATGA